A window of Fusarium oxysporum Fo47 chromosome II, complete sequence genomic DNA:
GGACGATCATTTAATATCCTGCGAGCTCCCCTCGAGATTCAGATTTTCTCTTCAGAGATCACACCACAATCAATTATTGGTGCCTTTCGACCTTCGAGCTTGCCTCTTATATATTGACAGCTCCACATCTTTGTTTCGACTCAAAATCCGGGGAAACAAGCTTAAATTTAAAGCATACCCTCTATTGTTCTTAGCTTGGAGCCCACTCCCATCTCAACGATCCTCGGCTATCGCCACTCAACTACCCCCAATAGTTGTCTTCCAATACCGCAACCATGGGTCTCGCGGGCATCCTCAAGAAGGTCATTCGCAATGATGCGATGAAAACTGACCCCGAGGAGATTTACAACTGGCGTGTCTTCGCCATTGTCGCCGGCTCATGCTTCGGCGGTATGTTGTTCGGTTGGGATACTGGAGCTATCGGCGGTGTCCTCGCCATGAAGGCCACACAGGAGCGATTCAACTATACTCCTGAGGCCAAGGTTACACTTGACCAGAACATTGTCTCTACTCTCCAGGCTGGTTGTTTCGCTGCTTGTTTTTTCACTTCGTACTTTACTGAGAAGTATGGTCGACGATGGTGTCTCGTTGGAACCGGTATTGTCACCACTATCGGTGTTATTCTTCAGGCTGCCTCCACTGCTAATGGTTCTCTTCCCCTCATGTACGTTGGTCGCTTTGTTGGTGGTCTGGGTGTCGGAGCTGCTTCGTCCTTGGTACCCCTTTACGTGTCTGAATGTGCACCTCGAGCTATCCGTGGTGGTTTGACCTGTAAGTCTTTCTTTCACAAGTCTATGGGGGCTGTTACTAACTCTGTATAGCTTTCTATCAGCTATTTATCGTTACTGGTGTCATGCTTTCGTTCTGGTAAGCTAGAACTATTGATATCGTTTTATGAAGCCAGCCTAACATAATATCAGGGTCAACTATGGCGctctcctccatctcaagGCTCCCACGGTCTACGCCCTGCCCCTAGCTCTCCAGGCTCTTCCCGCCGTGTAAGATTCAACGTTGTGATATCAAAGACTATAGACTGACAGGTTCTAGCCTCCTGATCACTTGCATGCTGCTGGCCCCTGAAAGGTAGGACATGTCGATTCCATATGCAAAGGAAATATTCGCTAACAATGAACAGCCCTCGATGGTGTGCACGCAAGGATGACTGGGAACGTGCCAAGTCTATTCTCATCGACCTTCGCATGTAAGTCAATTTTTGAACTGGAACAGGCACCATTAAATAACATTGCTTCTTATAGGCTTCCCGAGGACCACGAGTATGTCCAGGCTGAGATTCAGGAGATGTCTGCTCAACTCGAAGCTGAGAAGCGATTGACCGGCGACGCCTCTGCCTCAACTCTCTGGAAGGAACTCGTCACCATTCCCGGAAACCGAAAGCGAGCCATCATCTCTGTTCTCCTCATGATCTGCCAACAAATGACAGGTGTTAATGCTGTCAACTACTACGCTCCTCAGATCTTCCAATCTCTCGGT
This region includes:
- a CDS encoding general substrate transporter, whose amino-acid sequence is MGLAGILKKVIRNDAMKTDPEEIYNWRVFAIVAGSCFGGMLFGWDTGAIGGVLAMKATQERFNYTPEAKVTLDQNIVSTLQAGCFAACFFTSYFTEKYGRRWCLVGTGIVTTIGVILQAASTANGSLPLMYVGRFVGGLGVGAASSLVPLYVSECAPRAIRGGLTSFYQLFIVTGVMLSFWVNYGALLHLKAPTVYALPLALQALPAVLLITCMLLAPESPRWCARKDDWERAKSILIDLRMLPEDHEYVQAEIQEMSAQLEAEKRLTGDASASTLWKELVTIPGNRKRAIISVLLMICQQMTGVNAVNYYAPQIFQSLGMTGTTVSLFATGVYGIVKVLGCAAFLIFCADSLGRRRSLLWTSAAQALTMYIIGIYGRVEPPVAGQGISAFGYVAIVCIYLWAALFQFGWGPCCWILVSEIPTARLRALNVAIGAATQWLFNFIIARTVLTMQKTMGPAGYGMFFMFGSFDLLMGIFVWFFVPETKGLSLEQMDELFGVGDLHSKLDAEGPEGARTPSIREEVADIKNTKH